A window from Bordetella petrii encodes these proteins:
- the ltaE gene encoding low-specificity L-threonine aldolase, with amino-acid sequence MIDLRSDTVTRPTAAMLQAMAAAPVGDDVMGDDPTVQRLQQTLAERTGKEAGLFFPSGTQSNLAALMAHCGRGDEYLVGQLAHTYKYEGGGAAVLGSIQPQPIEHAADGTLPLDKLAAAVKPQGDPHFARTRLLALENTFQGKVIPAGYIDQAAAFAREHGLGLHLDGARVFNAAVASGRPVQDVCAPFDSVSICFSKGLGAPVGSVLVGSRALIDAARRWRKVLGGGMRQSGVLAAACLHALQHHVERLAQDHANAQLLAEGLAGVEGVRVLAQNTNMVFAEFAPQDCEPLSRALQEQGILMRAVYGGPTRLVTHLDLSADDIRKTVAAIKAYFA; translated from the coding sequence ATGATCGATTTGCGCAGCGATACCGTCACGCGGCCCACCGCCGCCATGTTGCAGGCCATGGCGGCTGCGCCGGTGGGCGACGACGTCATGGGCGACGACCCCACGGTGCAGCGCCTGCAGCAGACCCTGGCCGAGCGCACCGGCAAGGAAGCCGGCCTGTTCTTTCCGTCGGGCACGCAAAGCAACCTGGCCGCCTTGATGGCGCATTGCGGCCGCGGCGACGAATACCTGGTGGGCCAGCTCGCGCACACCTACAAGTACGAAGGCGGCGGCGCCGCAGTGCTGGGCAGCATCCAGCCCCAGCCCATCGAGCATGCCGCCGACGGCACGCTGCCGCTGGACAAGCTGGCCGCGGCGGTCAAGCCGCAAGGCGATCCGCATTTCGCCCGCACCCGTTTGCTGGCGCTGGAAAACACCTTCCAGGGCAAGGTCATTCCGGCCGGCTACATCGACCAGGCCGCGGCCTTCGCGCGCGAGCATGGCCTGGGTCTGCACCTGGACGGTGCCCGCGTGTTCAACGCGGCGGTCGCCTCGGGGCGCCCGGTGCAGGACGTTTGCGCGCCGTTCGACAGCGTGTCGATCTGTTTTTCCAAGGGCCTGGGGGCGCCGGTAGGGTCCGTGCTGGTGGGCAGTCGCGCCCTGATCGATGCGGCGCGCCGCTGGCGCAAGGTGCTGGGCGGCGGCATGCGGCAGTCCGGCGTACTGGCGGCTGCCTGCCTGCATGCGCTGCAGCACCATGTCGAACGGCTGGCGCAAGACCACGCCAACGCGCAATTGCTGGCCGAAGGCCTGGCCGGCGTCGAGGGCGTGCGGGTGCTGGCGCAGAACACCAACATGGTGTTCGCCGAATTCGCCCCCCAGGATTGCGAGCCCCTGTCGCGCGCGCTGCAAGAGCAGGGCATCCTGATGCGCGCCGTCTATGGCGGGCCGACCCGGCTGGTGACACACCTGGACCTGTCGGCCGACGACATCCGCAAGACGGTTGCCGCGATCAAGGCATATTTCGCCTGA